The following proteins are co-located in the Clostridiales bacterium genome:
- a CDS encoding response regulator transcription factor, with translation MNNKVLIVDDDVQLAMLLKRLLEREGIDADLCSTGECALEYIGKKNYHLVVLDVMLPGINGFTVLERLRTISLVPVLMLTAEDESKDKVRGLRGGADDYLTKPFNMDEFVARVQSLVRRYTAFNHDTEDDQTPHFQDLTIDPQTCQVVAHGKAVELPAKEFAVLLYLAQNHGRVRTKKQIYETVWEESYAYDDANLMGYISRIRKKIEQDPANPFFLQTVKGMGYRFNGEA, from the coding sequence ATGAATAACAAAGTGCTGATTGTGGATGATGATGTTCAACTTGCTATGTTACTCAAACGATTGCTGGAGCGGGAAGGAATCGACGCTGATTTATGCAGTACCGGTGAGTGCGCTTTAGAATATATAGGCAAGAAAAATTATCATCTCGTTGTTTTGGATGTGATGTTGCCGGGTATCAATGGTTTTACCGTTTTGGAACGGCTTCGCACAATAAGCCTTGTTCCTGTTCTAATGCTGACAGCCGAAGATGAAAGCAAAGACAAAGTACGCGGATTGCGCGGCGGTGCAGATGACTATCTCACAAAGCCTTTCAATATGGATGAATTTGTCGCACGAGTGCAATCTCTTGTCAGAAGATATACAGCTTTCAATCACGACACAGAGGATGATCAGACGCCTCATTTCCAAGACTTGACTATTGATCCACAAACTTGTCAGGTCGTAGCTCATGGAAAAGCAGTGGAACTCCCAGCTAAAGAATTTGCGGTTCTGTTATACCTTGCGCAAAATCATGGAAGGGTGCGTACAAAAAAACAAATATATGAGACTGTTTGGGAAGAATCTTATGCCTATGATGACGCGAATCTGATGGGTTATATCAGCCGTATCCGCAAAAAGATTGAACAAGACCCGGCAAATCCATTTTTTTTGCAAACAGTAAAGGGAATGGGCTATCGCTTTAACGGGGAGGCATAG